A window of Zalophus californianus isolate mZalCal1 chromosome 17, mZalCal1.pri.v2, whole genome shotgun sequence genomic DNA:
TACTATTCTGAATGCCAAACAAGAACATTCCAGAAGTCTGTTGAGATGAGCCAGGAGAATTCTGTAGTTGGTTCATTGTGCCTCCAGTGGTGTTGTGAAATAAAGTTGCCTGTGCCTGAGGGGAAGATGCGGTTCCCTGGATTCCGGGCATGTTGTTCTGAGGGGAATAAAGAGGAGACTGCTGCATGTCTTGTTGGTTCATACTGGTCTGCAAAGCAGACATGGATGCTGGAGAGAGGAACAGGGTTACTTGCTGCTCTTGAGAACTGGGTGACCCTTGGACCAACTGAATCTGAGGAGAGCTATGGAACAAGGAGGTTTGTGGCGACTCAGACTGGGCAGGGCCTGGGTTCTGAAGAGAGGAAACTGTAGGCTGGTTCTGAAATTGCATGGGCTGCTGCTCTTGATTCATCGGGGCCATGTTATTTTGTTGGTGAAAGATGGCCTGGTTCTGCTGCTCCTGATTAGCCATTGGATTCTGACCCGGGCTGAACATCATGTTTGGTGGTGGCTGCTTCTGGGAGGCCATTGTGGCCATGGTATTCTGGCTACTAAACAAAAtgctctgctgctgctgctgctgctgctgctgctcctgcgACGGGGAGTTACTCTGCAGGGCGACTATCGAGCGCGGAGCCTGGAAGATCGTTCCTTGTTGGTTCTGAGGCATTGGATTaggaggcagggagcccagcgaCACTTGAGGCTGGAACATACCTTGCTGGGAGGGCTGCGCCTGTTCCTGGGAGAGCATAGGGGTCTGGATGTGTGATATTGGAGCCTGCTGCTGGAAAGCAGCCTGCTGCTCAGTGTTAGATGTTGACTGCAGTGGAGAAATTGAGTTCTGAGCggcaaaaaatgaaatctgttcTTCCTGGGCTGCTGTGTTACTCTGAAGATTATTCATTGGACTCTGGGACAGAAATAGGTTGGCCGACTGCTGGTCTTGAGGAACAGAAGAGCCCTGGAGCACAGCCATGGTACTCTGGGAATGAAACATTGGAGGCTGCATTTGTTCAGAGGACGTCGTAGAAGTCTGACTGTGGACGATGGGACTTGGGCTGTGGAAAATAGAACCTTGAGCGTCTTGGGAAAGGTTCTGAGCATCAGCAATAGGATTCGGAGGGTGAAAAAGTGGAGCCTGTGAATGAGAAGACTGCTGCAGAAAATTCCCAGACTGGAGTGACATCATCTCATTACCTTGCTGGAATAAACCGTTACCTTGTTGCTGAGTACCATTACTCTGCACACTCATCATACTTTTCGTAGATGAAAAAAGGTTAACTTGAGCTTGACTGTCCCCACTATGTTGCATTTGGACCATGGTCTGAAAGACACTGTTCTGAATCTGCTTTGCTTGTGCTCCAgtttcttctccatctcctgaACTCGATGTCTGAAACATGGTTGTGCCAGGGGTTGCAACCTGTTGTGTGGTGGTTGTAGTAGTTTCGTTTCCAGAAACCGCAGGTGGAGAAGAAAACAATTCACATTGCATTTGCATGTCCTCATTGGTAGATAACGCGCTCATCATGTGCGAAGCCTGCTGGTAAACTGGAGATTGCTGAAGGTTCCCATTTGCTGACGCAGGTGAAGGGAATAACTCAGATTGGATCTGGGCAGCCGCCTGGCAGATACTCTGCTGCATCTCCATCACCATCGCAGCTGATGATTCCATCACTTGCTGCTGTTGCTGTTGCTGCTGTTGACCGGATAATGTGTTTTCAGGCGGTGGGTGAACACTTTCGGCTCTTCCGGCTATTAAATTATCTGGTCTAGTATGGACTGCTGGCTCTGTTGAGGAAAACATTCCAGGGCTTACGCTATTTTGAATTTGACTGACTTGTTGAAAAATGTCTGCACTAAGCTGTTCTTGAACATTCTCATTACCATCTGgagcagaaaataaaactgaagataaCTGTTGTTGTGCCTCTAAAACCTGTTGGACCAA
This region includes:
- the NFAT5 gene encoding nuclear factor of activated T-cells 5 isoform X8 translates to MITLSAKAPHYVLSQLTTDNKGNSKAGNGTLENPKGSGVKKSPMLCGQYPVKSEGKELKIVVQPETQHRARYLTEGSRGSVKDRTQQGFPTVKLEGHNEPVVLQVFVGNDSGRVKPHGFYQACRVTGRNTTPCKEVDIEGTTVIEVGLDPSNNMTLAVDCVGILKLRNADVEARIGIAGSKKKSTRARLVFRVNITRKDGSTLTLQTPSSPILCTQPAGVPEILKKSLHSCSVKGEEEVFLIGKNFLKGTKVIFQENVSDENSWKSEAEIDMELFHQNHLIVKVPPYHDQHITLPVSVGIYVVTNAGRSHDVQPFTYTPDPAAAGALNVNVKKEISSPSRPCSFEEAMKAMKTTGCNLDKVNILPNALITPLISSSMIKSEDVTPMEVTAEKRSSPIFKTAKTVGSTQQTLESMSNMAGNGSFSSSSSSHLPSENEKQQQIQPKTYSPETLTTIQTQDISQPGPFPAVSASSQLPNSDALLQQAPQFQTRETQSREVLQSDGTVVNLSHLTESSQQQQQSPLQEQAQTLQQQISSNIFPSPSSVSQLQSTIQHLQAGSFTGSTASGSSGNVDLVQQVLEAQQQLSSVLFSAPDGNENVQEQLSADIFQQVSQIQNSVSPGMFSSTEPAVHTRPDNLIAGRAESVHPPPENTLSGQQQQQQQQQVMESSAAMVMEMQQSICQAAAQIQSELFPSPASANGNLQQSPVYQQASHMMSALSTNEDMQMQCELFSSPPAVSGNETTTTTTQQVATPGTTMFQTSSSGDGEETGAQAKQIQNSVFQTMVQMQHSGDSQAQVNLFSSTKSMMSVQSNGTQQQGNGLFQQGNEMMSLQSGNFLQQSSHSQAPLFHPPNPIADAQNLSQDAQGSIFHSPSPIVHSQTSTTSSEQMQPPMFHSQSTMAVLQGSSVPQDQQSANLFLSQSPMNNLQSNTAAQEEQISFFAAQNSISPLQSTSNTEQQAAFQQQAPISHIQTPMLSQEQAQPSQQGMFQPQVSLGSLPPNPMPQNQQGTIFQAPRSIVALQSNSPSQEQQQQQQQQQSILFSSQNTMATMASQKQPPPNMMFSPGQNPMANQEQQNQAIFHQQNNMAPMNQEQQPMQFQNQPTVSSLQNPGPAQSESPQTSLFHSSPQIQLVQGSPSSQEQQVTLFLSPASMSALQTSMNQQDMQQSPLYSPQNNMPGIQGTASSPQAQATLFHNTTGGTMNQLQNSPGSSQQTSGMFLFGIQNNCSQLLTSGPATLPDQLMAISQPGQPQNEGQPPVTTLLSQQMPENSSLASSINANQNIEKIDLLVSLQNQGNNLTGTF